A region from the Deltaproteobacteria bacterium GWA2_45_12 genome encodes:
- a CDS encoding type I methionyl aminopeptidase: MIILKSKDEINKMEKANQIVAHVLSKLSEVVAPGITTNDLDRIAEELIRKKGGIPTFIGYRGYPKSLCLSVNEEVVHGIPGKKVLKEGDIVGIDCGVTYDGFVGDSALTVGVGTVSEEAKNLMRVTEESLQKAITQVVEGNRVGDIGFAVQSHAEKNGYSVVRDFIGHGIGRQMHEEPQVPNYGVKGTGPRIKVGMVLAIEPMVNMGTHEVEVLADGWTVVTKDKKWSAHFEHSIACTDTGPVVLSRRN; the protein is encoded by the coding sequence ATGATTATTTTGAAGTCCAAGGACGAGATTAATAAGATGGAAAAGGCCAACCAGATTGTGGCCCATGTTCTTTCAAAACTAAGTGAAGTGGTGGCTCCCGGAATAACCACCAATGATTTGGACAGAATTGCCGAAGAACTCATCCGTAAAAAAGGGGGAATTCCCACTTTTATCGGGTATCGCGGTTATCCAAAGTCATTGTGTCTATCGGTGAATGAGGAAGTGGTTCATGGAATCCCTGGTAAAAAAGTCCTCAAAGAAGGGGATATTGTCGGGATCGATTGTGGGGTGACCTATGATGGTTTTGTAGGGGATTCTGCCCTAACAGTGGGTGTGGGAACTGTGAGTGAGGAAGCGAAGAATCTCATGAGGGTGACCGAGGAAAGTCTTCAAAAAGCCATTACCCAAGTGGTAGAAGGAAACAGGGTTGGCGATATCGGTTTTGCAGTTCAAAGCCATGCCGAGAAAAACGGTTATTCTGTTGTTCGTGATTTTATTGGGCATGGAATTGGTCGTCAAATGCATGAAGAACCCCAAGTGCCCAATTATGGAGTCAAGGGCACGGGGCCACGTATTAAAGTGGGAATGGTTTTAGCCATAGAACCCATGGTGAACATGGGGACGCACGAAGTGGAAGTATTAGCCGACGGTTGGACCGTGGTGACCAAGGATAAAAAATGGTCGGCTCATTTTGAACACTCCATAGCCTGTACCGATACAGGGCCGGTGGTGTTAAGCAGAAGGAATTGA
- a CDS encoding adenylate kinase, whose protein sequence is MRLVLLGPPGSGKGTQSLFLHEKIKVPSISTGDIFREACRNKTLLGMKVAEFMASGQLVPDDVVLEIIEDRLSQRDCQQGYILDGFPRTEVQAKVFDKKLKNRREFLDYVLNFEVDDADLVVRLSGRRQCSRCGAGYHASFAPPSTEGVCDRCGAKLFQREDDKEETIRRRLKIYKEQTKPLIQYYKQKGILKNIKGQGEAKEVFDLISKEIGIY, encoded by the coding sequence TTGAGACTTGTACTTCTAGGGCCGCCTGGATCAGGAAAAGGGACACAATCTCTTTTCTTGCATGAAAAGATCAAGGTGCCCTCAATATCCACGGGGGATATTTTTCGGGAAGCATGCCGAAATAAAACCCTGTTGGGTATGAAGGTGGCCGAGTTCATGGCTTCGGGCCAACTGGTTCCCGATGATGTGGTCCTTGAAATTATCGAAGATCGGCTGTCGCAAAGGGATTGTCAGCAAGGTTATATTCTGGATGGCTTTCCACGAACTGAGGTTCAAGCCAAGGTTTTTGACAAGAAACTCAAAAATAGGCGTGAGTTCCTGGATTATGTCTTGAATTTTGAGGTAGATGATGCCGATTTGGTTGTTCGGCTATCAGGCCGAAGGCAGTGTAGTCGGTGTGGGGCTGGTTACCATGCCAGTTTTGCTCCTCCCTCAACGGAAGGAGTTTGTGACCGCTGTGGGGCGAAACTTTTTCAGCGTGAGGACGATAAAGAGGAAACAATTCGGCGTCGGCTAAAAATATACAAAGAGCAGACAAAACCCCTGATTCAATATTACAAGCAAAAAGGGATATTGAAAAATATTAAGGGGCAGGGTGAAGCCAAGGAAGTTTTTGACCTTATCTCCAAGGAGATTGGAATTTATTGA